In the Acropora muricata isolate sample 2 chromosome 1, ASM3666990v1, whole genome shotgun sequence genome, one interval contains:
- the LOC136913033 gene encoding dual serine/threonine and tyrosine protein kinase-like isoform X2 has product MDDNILSLLQTKVVNIKENVKKHKLQLASEEYFLLVAGETSSGKSSLINLIMGEELLPYSLLSTTSTICELKFGTERKIVAHFKDKDPETGFPTKAIQLKEKPNTNSEKQSYLEQISPFVHVKNDREKGSIYKKIELFWPHDLLEKGIVIIDSPGVGESDIMDEIVTEYLPRAFAFIYTINSPNAGGVQKDRLEKVLENVRNTFLEGKWQLPAKCALFVCNKWDLVPKKEDKEVKSHIVKKLKQGWPDLDPATQIIYMSTLNATTGQNLGIVTEEFSSLMEGIKSMVLQGIDCRMEIHWRWLDFLLSRITFQAKAFASNASKDRQKVLDKMTKILQRLAAIETQQNKVMGELTEYLDELVHDALTQLSKYLSSEDVRKGFTSWTLDDAPIAEISWEDTENQILIRLSERLREIIEQWEEDNKVFANARESLLEHFKQRYNFVEEQLRNLHSVVIADDVGDPVANYTDDDLPVTAKVFIGVTSPIWIPLSLVAVVIGTPIVGILVLKEKMQDKKKLKTYQQDRCAFLTKVSPEYLDSVNNEVVLREFVDEQLREAKLCLERIKARIPELIQADNMLYQQLNDETREKKQLLNLYLPILSKASKLRGDLAVFGFKEVFGEDICCKTLDWQEDESHRLGCGAFGVVYKGTMTKHGRQHPVALKVYSEALHIMNACEILTEVELLRKLNHPSIVKFHGSSLLHDDGETRVILVMEKCKESLKRRLYSKPQCCPGKAKTPEVIKDVYSWAIQITEALDYIHKQGIIHRDLKLENILLSQEDRVRVTDVGVSKHAVDVTGTLAGTPVYIAPEVFRSKIYEFSADIYSLGIMLWEMWYGQPAFTNIKFTSLAEFFSLIVNEDCRPEHDNKCCPPPPYWQELMTKYWETDPTMRPDAKECKETLTKLYKTVQ; this is encoded by the exons ATGGATGATAATATCCTTTCCTTACTGCAAACCAAAGTTGTCAACATTAAAGAGAACGTCAAAAAGCACAAATTACAGCTGGCCAGCGAGGAATACTTTTTGCTTGTGGCAG GTGAGACTAGTTCAGGAAAAAGCAGTTTGATCAATCTAATTATGGGAGAAGAACTTCTTCCATATTCTCTTCTTAGTACAACTTCCACCATCTGTGAACTTAAGTTTGGAACAGAACGCAAAATTGTAGCCCACTTCAAGGATAAGGATCCAGAGACGGGATTTCCAACCAAAGCCattcaattaaaagaaaaaccaaacaCGAACTCAGAAAAGCAAAGCTACCTTGAACAGATTTCACCTTTCGTCCACGTCAAGAACGATCGCGAGAAGGGCTCAATATATAAGAAGATTGAACTATTTTGGCCTCATGATCTACTAGAG AAAGGAATAGTTATTATTGATAGTCCTGGTGTTGGAGAGTCTGACATTATGGACGAGATCGTCACTGAGTATCTCCCACGAGCGTTTGCTTTTATTTACACCATTAACAGTCCCAATGCCGGAGGAGTTCAGAAAGACAGA CTTGAAAAGGTACTGGAAAATGTTAGGAACACCTTTCTTGAAGGGAAGTGGCAATTGCCGGCAAAGTGTGCCCTTTTCGTTTGCAATAAATGGGACCTAGTACCCAAAAAAGAGGATAAGGAGGTCAAAAGTCACATAGTCAAGAAGCTGAAACAAGGCTGGCCCGACTTAGATCCTGCAACACAAATAATCTACATGTCCACCTTGAATGCCACCACTGGGCAAAACCTTGGTATCGTTACAGAGGAATTTTCCTCGTTGATGGAAGGAATAAAATCCATGGTTTTGCAAGGCATTGACTGCCGGATGGAAATCCATTGGAG ATGGTTAGACTTTCTTCTCTCTCGGATAACTTTCCAAGCAAAAGCATTCGCCTCAAACGCTTCCAAAGATCGTCAAAAGGTACTCGATAAAATGACAAAGATTCTACAACGCTTGGCGGCCATTGAAACACAGCAAAACAAAGTAATGGGAGAACTTACAGAATACTTAGATGAGCTGGTTCATGATGCTCTAACGCAGCTCTCCAAATATCTCTCTTCGGAAGACGTCAGAAAGGGCTTTACCTCATGGACCCTAGATGACGCCCCGATAGCAGAAATTTCCTGGGAAGATACCGAAAACCAGATCCTAATAAGGCTTTCAGAGCGACTTCGAGAAATCATTGAACAATGGGAAGAGGATAACAAAGTCTTCGCAAATGCTAGAGAATCTCTCTTAGAACACTTTAAGCAGCGTTACAATTTTGTCGAGGAGCAGTTGCGGAATCTTCACAGTGTTGTCATCGCTGATGACGTTGGTGACCCTGTAGCGAATTACACAGATGACGACCTTCCAGTTACCGCGAAGGTCTTTATCGGAGTTACAAGTCCAATCTGGATTCCCCTTAGTTTGGTTGCTGTGGTGATTGGTACTCCAATCGTAGGCATCCTcgttttaaaggaaaaaatgcaAGATAAAAAGAAACTGAAGACATACCAACAGGACAGGTGTGCTTTCTTGACGAAGGTGTCACCAGAATATCTCGACTCAGTCAATAATGAAGTTGTCCTTCGAGAGTTCGTAGACGAACAACTGCGAGAAGCCAAGTTATGTCTTGAAAGGATTAAAGCCCGCATCCCAGAGCTGATCCAAGCTGACAACATGTTATATCAGCAACTAAACGACGAAACAAGAGAGAAAAAGCAGCTACTTAATCTCTATTTGCCTATATTGAGCAAGGCATCTAAACTTAGAGGCGATCTAGCAGTATTTGGATTCAAGGAAGTGTTTGGCGAGGATATCTGCTGCAAGACATTGGACTGGCAAGAGGATGAATCCCATCGCCTTGGCTGTGGTGCATTTGGTGTTGTGTACAAAGGAACTATGACCAAACATGGACGCCAGCATCCTGTTGCACTGAAAGTGTACAGCGAGGCACTCCATATCATGAACGCCTGTGAAATCCTGACAGAGGTTGAACTTTTGAG AAAATTGAACCACCCTTCCATCGTAAAGTTCCACGGGTCATCCCTGTTACATGATGATGGAGAAACGAGGGTTATTTTAGTCATGGAAAAGTGCAAAGAGAGCTTGAAGAGACGACTTTACAGCAAACCACAATGTTGTCCAGGGAAAGCTAAAACTCCTGAAGTCATCAAAGACGTTTACAGTTGGGCGATACAGATCACCGAAGCTCTGGATTACATACACAAACAAGGAATTATCCACAGAGACCTAAAGCTAGAAAACATCTTG TTATCACAAGAAGACAGAGTGAGGGTCACGGACGTTGGTGTATCCAAACATGCCGTTGACGTAACAGGCACTTTAGCAGGAACTCCTGTTTACATAGCACCTGAGGTTTTTCGTTCCAAGATATACGAATTCAGTGCAGATATCTACAGCTTGGGGATTATGCTGTGGGAGATGTGGTATGGGCAGCCGGCCTTTACCAACATCAAGTTCACATCTTTGGCAGAGTTTTTCAGTCTTATTGTGAACGAAGACTGTCGTCCAGAGCATGACAACAAATGCTGCCCACCTCCTCCTTACTGGCAAGAGCTGATGACGAAGTACTGGGAAACAGATCCAACTATGCGACCCGACGCGAAAGAATGCAAAGAGACTCTAACTAAACTCTATAAGACGGTGCAATGA
- the LOC136913033 gene encoding dual serine/threonine and tyrosine protein kinase-like isoform X1: MATGTQKTIDEIDDIIEMAETMKALGISSQGLKTLDQMRDKVRTSLHQTANKPSWTTRKAFAILSEAKDEHTRKRQILLSLYKDAEECLEDMDDNILSLLQTKVVNIKENVKKHKLQLASEEYFLLVAGETSSGKSSLINLIMGEELLPYSLLSTTSTICELKFGTERKIVAHFKDKDPETGFPTKAIQLKEKPNTNSEKQSYLEQISPFVHVKNDREKGSIYKKIELFWPHDLLEKGIVIIDSPGVGESDIMDEIVTEYLPRAFAFIYTINSPNAGGVQKDRLEKVLENVRNTFLEGKWQLPAKCALFVCNKWDLVPKKEDKEVKSHIVKKLKQGWPDLDPATQIIYMSTLNATTGQNLGIVTEEFSSLMEGIKSMVLQGIDCRMEIHWRWLDFLLSRITFQAKAFASNASKDRQKVLDKMTKILQRLAAIETQQNKVMGELTEYLDELVHDALTQLSKYLSSEDVRKGFTSWTLDDAPIAEISWEDTENQILIRLSERLREIIEQWEEDNKVFANARESLLEHFKQRYNFVEEQLRNLHSVVIADDVGDPVANYTDDDLPVTAKVFIGVTSPIWIPLSLVAVVIGTPIVGILVLKEKMQDKKKLKTYQQDRCAFLTKVSPEYLDSVNNEVVLREFVDEQLREAKLCLERIKARIPELIQADNMLYQQLNDETREKKQLLNLYLPILSKASKLRGDLAVFGFKEVFGEDICCKTLDWQEDESHRLGCGAFGVVYKGTMTKHGRQHPVALKVYSEALHIMNACEILTEVELLRKLNHPSIVKFHGSSLLHDDGETRVILVMEKCKESLKRRLYSKPQCCPGKAKTPEVIKDVYSWAIQITEALDYIHKQGIIHRDLKLENILLSQEDRVRVTDVGVSKHAVDVTGTLAGTPVYIAPEVFRSKIYEFSADIYSLGIMLWEMWYGQPAFTNIKFTSLAEFFSLIVNEDCRPEHDNKCCPPPPYWQELMTKYWETDPTMRPDAKECKETLTKLYKTVQ, encoded by the exons ATGGCCACGGGTACACAGAAAACTATCGACGAGATCGACGACATTATAGAAATGGCTGAAACAATGAAAGCGCTTGGGATCTCAAGCCAAGGTTTGAAAACGTTAGATCAAATGAGAGATAAAGTAAGAACAAGTCTCCACCAAACAGCAAATAAGCCAAGTTGGACTACTAGAAAG GCCTTTGCCATTTTGTCTGAGGCGAAAGACGAACATACAAGGAAAAGGCAAATTTTACTGAGTTTGTACAAGGATGCAGAAGAGTGCTTGGAGGATATGGATGATAATATCCTTTCCTTACTGCAAACCAAAGTTGTCAACATTAAAGAGAACGTCAAAAAGCACAAATTACAGCTGGCCAGCGAGGAATACTTTTTGCTTGTGGCAG GTGAGACTAGTTCAGGAAAAAGCAGTTTGATCAATCTAATTATGGGAGAAGAACTTCTTCCATATTCTCTTCTTAGTACAACTTCCACCATCTGTGAACTTAAGTTTGGAACAGAACGCAAAATTGTAGCCCACTTCAAGGATAAGGATCCAGAGACGGGATTTCCAACCAAAGCCattcaattaaaagaaaaaccaaacaCGAACTCAGAAAAGCAAAGCTACCTTGAACAGATTTCACCTTTCGTCCACGTCAAGAACGATCGCGAGAAGGGCTCAATATATAAGAAGATTGAACTATTTTGGCCTCATGATCTACTAGAG AAAGGAATAGTTATTATTGATAGTCCTGGTGTTGGAGAGTCTGACATTATGGACGAGATCGTCACTGAGTATCTCCCACGAGCGTTTGCTTTTATTTACACCATTAACAGTCCCAATGCCGGAGGAGTTCAGAAAGACAGA CTTGAAAAGGTACTGGAAAATGTTAGGAACACCTTTCTTGAAGGGAAGTGGCAATTGCCGGCAAAGTGTGCCCTTTTCGTTTGCAATAAATGGGACCTAGTACCCAAAAAAGAGGATAAGGAGGTCAAAAGTCACATAGTCAAGAAGCTGAAACAAGGCTGGCCCGACTTAGATCCTGCAACACAAATAATCTACATGTCCACCTTGAATGCCACCACTGGGCAAAACCTTGGTATCGTTACAGAGGAATTTTCCTCGTTGATGGAAGGAATAAAATCCATGGTTTTGCAAGGCATTGACTGCCGGATGGAAATCCATTGGAG ATGGTTAGACTTTCTTCTCTCTCGGATAACTTTCCAAGCAAAAGCATTCGCCTCAAACGCTTCCAAAGATCGTCAAAAGGTACTCGATAAAATGACAAAGATTCTACAACGCTTGGCGGCCATTGAAACACAGCAAAACAAAGTAATGGGAGAACTTACAGAATACTTAGATGAGCTGGTTCATGATGCTCTAACGCAGCTCTCCAAATATCTCTCTTCGGAAGACGTCAGAAAGGGCTTTACCTCATGGACCCTAGATGACGCCCCGATAGCAGAAATTTCCTGGGAAGATACCGAAAACCAGATCCTAATAAGGCTTTCAGAGCGACTTCGAGAAATCATTGAACAATGGGAAGAGGATAACAAAGTCTTCGCAAATGCTAGAGAATCTCTCTTAGAACACTTTAAGCAGCGTTACAATTTTGTCGAGGAGCAGTTGCGGAATCTTCACAGTGTTGTCATCGCTGATGACGTTGGTGACCCTGTAGCGAATTACACAGATGACGACCTTCCAGTTACCGCGAAGGTCTTTATCGGAGTTACAAGTCCAATCTGGATTCCCCTTAGTTTGGTTGCTGTGGTGATTGGTACTCCAATCGTAGGCATCCTcgttttaaaggaaaaaatgcaAGATAAAAAGAAACTGAAGACATACCAACAGGACAGGTGTGCTTTCTTGACGAAGGTGTCACCAGAATATCTCGACTCAGTCAATAATGAAGTTGTCCTTCGAGAGTTCGTAGACGAACAACTGCGAGAAGCCAAGTTATGTCTTGAAAGGATTAAAGCCCGCATCCCAGAGCTGATCCAAGCTGACAACATGTTATATCAGCAACTAAACGACGAAACAAGAGAGAAAAAGCAGCTACTTAATCTCTATTTGCCTATATTGAGCAAGGCATCTAAACTTAGAGGCGATCTAGCAGTATTTGGATTCAAGGAAGTGTTTGGCGAGGATATCTGCTGCAAGACATTGGACTGGCAAGAGGATGAATCCCATCGCCTTGGCTGTGGTGCATTTGGTGTTGTGTACAAAGGAACTATGACCAAACATGGACGCCAGCATCCTGTTGCACTGAAAGTGTACAGCGAGGCACTCCATATCATGAACGCCTGTGAAATCCTGACAGAGGTTGAACTTTTGAG AAAATTGAACCACCCTTCCATCGTAAAGTTCCACGGGTCATCCCTGTTACATGATGATGGAGAAACGAGGGTTATTTTAGTCATGGAAAAGTGCAAAGAGAGCTTGAAGAGACGACTTTACAGCAAACCACAATGTTGTCCAGGGAAAGCTAAAACTCCTGAAGTCATCAAAGACGTTTACAGTTGGGCGATACAGATCACCGAAGCTCTGGATTACATACACAAACAAGGAATTATCCACAGAGACCTAAAGCTAGAAAACATCTTG TTATCACAAGAAGACAGAGTGAGGGTCACGGACGTTGGTGTATCCAAACATGCCGTTGACGTAACAGGCACTTTAGCAGGAACTCCTGTTTACATAGCACCTGAGGTTTTTCGTTCCAAGATATACGAATTCAGTGCAGATATCTACAGCTTGGGGATTATGCTGTGGGAGATGTGGTATGGGCAGCCGGCCTTTACCAACATCAAGTTCACATCTTTGGCAGAGTTTTTCAGTCTTATTGTGAACGAAGACTGTCGTCCAGAGCATGACAACAAATGCTGCCCACCTCCTCCTTACTGGCAAGAGCTGATGACGAAGTACTGGGAAACAGATCCAACTATGCGACCCGACGCGAAAGAATGCAAAGAGACTCTAACTAAACTCTATAAGACGGTGCAATGA
- the LOC136913033 gene encoding uncharacterized protein isoform X3: MGEELLPYSLLSTTSTICELKFGTERKIVAHFKDKDPETGFPTKAIQLKEKPNTNSEKQSYLEQISPFVHVKNDREKGSIYKKIELFWPHDLLEKGIVIIDSPGVGESDIMDEIVTEYLPRAFAFIYTINSPNAGGVQKDRLEKVLENVRNTFLEGKWQLPAKCALFVCNKWDLVPKKEDKEVKSHIVKKLKQGWPDLDPATQIIYMSTLNATTGQNLGIVTEEFSSLMEGIKSMVLQGIDCRMEIHWRWLDFLLSRITFQAKAFASNASKDRQKVLDKMTKILQRLAAIETQQNKVMGELTEYLDELVHDALTQLSKYLSSEDVRKGFTSWTLDDAPIAEISWEDTENQILIRLSERLREIIEQWEEDNKVFANARESLLEHFKQRYNFVEEQLRNLHSVVIADDVGDPVANYTDDDLPVTAKVFIGVTSPIWIPLSLVAVVIGTPIVGILVLKEKMQDKKKLKTYQQDRCAFLTKVSPEYLDSVNNEVVLREFVDEQLREAKLCLERIKARIPELIQADNMLYQQLNDETREKKQLLNLYLPILSKASKLRGDLAVFGFKEVFGEDICCKTLDWQEDESHRLGCGAFGVVYKGTMTKHGRQHPVALKVYSEALHIMNACEILTEVELLRKLNHPSIVKFHGSSLLHDDGETRVILVMEKCKESLKRRLYSKPQCCPGKAKTPEVIKDVYSWAIQITEALDYIHKQGIIHRDLKLENILLSQEDRVRVTDVGVSKHAVDVTGTLAGTPVYIAPEVFRSKIYEFSADIYSLGIMLWEMWYGQPAFTNIKFTSLAEFFSLIVNEDCRPEHDNKCCPPPPYWQELMTKYWETDPTMRPDAKECKETLTKLYKTVQ; the protein is encoded by the exons ATGGGAGAAGAACTTCTTCCATATTCTCTTCTTAGTACAACTTCCACCATCTGTGAACTTAAGTTTGGAACAGAACGCAAAATTGTAGCCCACTTCAAGGATAAGGATCCAGAGACGGGATTTCCAACCAAAGCCattcaattaaaagaaaaaccaaacaCGAACTCAGAAAAGCAAAGCTACCTTGAACAGATTTCACCTTTCGTCCACGTCAAGAACGATCGCGAGAAGGGCTCAATATATAAGAAGATTGAACTATTTTGGCCTCATGATCTACTAGAG AAAGGAATAGTTATTATTGATAGTCCTGGTGTTGGAGAGTCTGACATTATGGACGAGATCGTCACTGAGTATCTCCCACGAGCGTTTGCTTTTATTTACACCATTAACAGTCCCAATGCCGGAGGAGTTCAGAAAGACAGA CTTGAAAAGGTACTGGAAAATGTTAGGAACACCTTTCTTGAAGGGAAGTGGCAATTGCCGGCAAAGTGTGCCCTTTTCGTTTGCAATAAATGGGACCTAGTACCCAAAAAAGAGGATAAGGAGGTCAAAAGTCACATAGTCAAGAAGCTGAAACAAGGCTGGCCCGACTTAGATCCTGCAACACAAATAATCTACATGTCCACCTTGAATGCCACCACTGGGCAAAACCTTGGTATCGTTACAGAGGAATTTTCCTCGTTGATGGAAGGAATAAAATCCATGGTTTTGCAAGGCATTGACTGCCGGATGGAAATCCATTGGAG ATGGTTAGACTTTCTTCTCTCTCGGATAACTTTCCAAGCAAAAGCATTCGCCTCAAACGCTTCCAAAGATCGTCAAAAGGTACTCGATAAAATGACAAAGATTCTACAACGCTTGGCGGCCATTGAAACACAGCAAAACAAAGTAATGGGAGAACTTACAGAATACTTAGATGAGCTGGTTCATGATGCTCTAACGCAGCTCTCCAAATATCTCTCTTCGGAAGACGTCAGAAAGGGCTTTACCTCATGGACCCTAGATGACGCCCCGATAGCAGAAATTTCCTGGGAAGATACCGAAAACCAGATCCTAATAAGGCTTTCAGAGCGACTTCGAGAAATCATTGAACAATGGGAAGAGGATAACAAAGTCTTCGCAAATGCTAGAGAATCTCTCTTAGAACACTTTAAGCAGCGTTACAATTTTGTCGAGGAGCAGTTGCGGAATCTTCACAGTGTTGTCATCGCTGATGACGTTGGTGACCCTGTAGCGAATTACACAGATGACGACCTTCCAGTTACCGCGAAGGTCTTTATCGGAGTTACAAGTCCAATCTGGATTCCCCTTAGTTTGGTTGCTGTGGTGATTGGTACTCCAATCGTAGGCATCCTcgttttaaaggaaaaaatgcaAGATAAAAAGAAACTGAAGACATACCAACAGGACAGGTGTGCTTTCTTGACGAAGGTGTCACCAGAATATCTCGACTCAGTCAATAATGAAGTTGTCCTTCGAGAGTTCGTAGACGAACAACTGCGAGAAGCCAAGTTATGTCTTGAAAGGATTAAAGCCCGCATCCCAGAGCTGATCCAAGCTGACAACATGTTATATCAGCAACTAAACGACGAAACAAGAGAGAAAAAGCAGCTACTTAATCTCTATTTGCCTATATTGAGCAAGGCATCTAAACTTAGAGGCGATCTAGCAGTATTTGGATTCAAGGAAGTGTTTGGCGAGGATATCTGCTGCAAGACATTGGACTGGCAAGAGGATGAATCCCATCGCCTTGGCTGTGGTGCATTTGGTGTTGTGTACAAAGGAACTATGACCAAACATGGACGCCAGCATCCTGTTGCACTGAAAGTGTACAGCGAGGCACTCCATATCATGAACGCCTGTGAAATCCTGACAGAGGTTGAACTTTTGAG AAAATTGAACCACCCTTCCATCGTAAAGTTCCACGGGTCATCCCTGTTACATGATGATGGAGAAACGAGGGTTATTTTAGTCATGGAAAAGTGCAAAGAGAGCTTGAAGAGACGACTTTACAGCAAACCACAATGTTGTCCAGGGAAAGCTAAAACTCCTGAAGTCATCAAAGACGTTTACAGTTGGGCGATACAGATCACCGAAGCTCTGGATTACATACACAAACAAGGAATTATCCACAGAGACCTAAAGCTAGAAAACATCTTG TTATCACAAGAAGACAGAGTGAGGGTCACGGACGTTGGTGTATCCAAACATGCCGTTGACGTAACAGGCACTTTAGCAGGAACTCCTGTTTACATAGCACCTGAGGTTTTTCGTTCCAAGATATACGAATTCAGTGCAGATATCTACAGCTTGGGGATTATGCTGTGGGAGATGTGGTATGGGCAGCCGGCCTTTACCAACATCAAGTTCACATCTTTGGCAGAGTTTTTCAGTCTTATTGTGAACGAAGACTGTCGTCCAGAGCATGACAACAAATGCTGCCCACCTCCTCCTTACTGGCAAGAGCTGATGACGAAGTACTGGGAAACAGATCCAACTATGCGACCCGACGCGAAAGAATGCAAAGAGACTCTAACTAAACTCTATAAGACGGTGCAATGA